The following coding sequences are from one Geoalkalibacter ferrihydriticus DSM 17813 window:
- a CDS encoding methyl-accepting chemotaxis protein, which translates to QAAAAEEASSSMEQMAANIRQNADNAMQTEKIAAKSAQDARQGGEAVGKTVTAMKQIADKISIVEEIARQTNLLALNAAIEAARAGEHGKGFAVVAAEVRKLAERSQTAAAEISDLSGSSVEIAEQAGKMLTQMVPDIQKTAELVQEIAAASKEQDAGAEQVNKAIQQLDQVIQQNASASEEMASTSEELSSQAEQLQQAIAYFKVD; encoded by the coding sequence CAGGCGGCCGCCGCCGAGGAGGCCTCTAGCAGCATGGAGCAGATGGCGGCCAACATCCGGCAGAATGCCGACAACGCCATGCAGACGGAAAAAATTGCCGCCAAGAGCGCCCAGGACGCCCGTCAGGGCGGCGAGGCCGTGGGCAAGACCGTGACCGCCATGAAGCAGATCGCCGACAAGATCTCCATCGTCGAAGAGATCGCCCGCCAGACCAACCTGCTGGCCTTGAACGCCGCCATTGAAGCCGCGCGTGCCGGCGAGCACGGTAAGGGCTTCGCAGTGGTGGCAGCCGAGGTGCGCAAGCTCGCCGAACGCAGCCAGACCGCGGCCGCCGAGATCAGCGATCTTTCGGGATCAAGCGTTGAAATTGCCGAGCAGGCGGGCAAGATGCTTACGCAGATGGTGCCCGACATCCAGAAAACCGCCGAGCTGGTGCAGGAGATCGCCGCCGCGAGCAAGGAGCAGGACGCCGGCGCCGAGCAGGTCAACAAGGCCATCCAGCAGCTCGATCAGGTGATTCAACAGAACGCCTCGGCCTCCGAGGAAATGGCGAGCACTTCGGAAGAACTCTCCAGCCAGGCCGAGCAGTTGCAGCAGGCGATTGCCTATTTCAAGGTCGAC